One Silene latifolia isolate original U9 population chromosome 4, ASM4854445v1, whole genome shotgun sequence DNA segment encodes these proteins:
- the LOC141653435 gene encoding uncharacterized protein LOC141653435 has protein sequence MHFWKIGKSTTPNEFKENMDKLGAISPEAAADLMGRNYEKWCRAFYTPQCQCDAVDNNMSEVFNAYILNSRHKPIITMLEDIRESIMERLHKKRDFFRSKNLAICPRAQEQLEKAKITARGWNSVYGGRFTIGVREGATQVRYVVDLLNKTCSCNAWQLNGIPCNHSVAAIWHNKERPVAYVAECYKKNMYLRAYDYLMEPLNGPKEWPPSQQPPIIAPTLKKVRVGRPKKARRPGPGENLSKTKKSRIGTTCTCSICGMLGHNIRGCKLAQGKQARSKKRIDSSEENSQGKPSSYQSQVTNPPMHNRGFGMYTYPNGFQRRGNMSARSENSVQETHLHPQHPQRRQRATQARQVAYYSDFEGEQTLRGITAMQGADTFIQSQTSSVSNDIPSFVDSRGRKCISSSTLQSWARK, from the exons ATGCACTTTTGGAAAATTGGGAAAAGCACAACCCCAAATGAATTTAAGGAAAACATGGACAAATTGGGTGCCATCAGCCCTGAGGCCGCCGCTGATTTAATGGGGAGAAATTATGAAAAATGGTGTCGAGCATTCTATACTCCACAATGTCAATGTGATGCAGTGGATAATAATATGAGCGAGGTTTTCAATGCTTATATCCTAAACTCAAGGCACAAGCCTATTATAACAATGCTTGAAGATATAAGGGAGTCCATTATGGAAAGGTTGCACAAAAAAAGAGACTTTTTTCGCTCAAAAAATTTGGCCATATGCCCTAGAGCTCAAGAACAGTTAGAAAAGGCAAAAATCACTGCTCGAGGTTGGAATTCTGTTTATGGTGGTAGATTCACCATTGGAGTGAGAGAAGGAGCCACACAAGTAAGATATGTGGTTGATTTATTGAACAAGACTTGCTCTTGTAATGCTTGGCAATTAAATGGCATTCCTTGCAATCATAGTGTTGCTGCGATATGGCATAATAAAGAGAGACCTGTGGCATATGTTGCCGAGTGTTATAAGAAAAATATGTATTTGAGGGCATATGACTATCTAATGGAGCCCTTAAATGGTCCAAAAGAATGGCCTCCTTCACAACAACCGCCAATAATAGCTCCTACATTGAAGAAAGTAAGAGTTGGCAGACCGAAAAAGGCAAGGAGGCCTGGACCCGGTGAGAATTTAAGTAAGACTAAAAAAAGTAGAATAGGTACTACTTGCACTTGCTCTATATGTGGCATGCTCGGTCATAATATCAGGGGCTGCAAATTAGCTCAGGGAAAGCAAGCTAGATCGAAAAAACGCATTGACTCGAGTGAAGAAAACTCCCAAGGCAAGCCATCCTCTTATCAAAGCCAAGTAACAAATCCACCCATGCATAATAGAGGATTTGGGATGTACACTTACCCTAACGGATTTCAAAGACGTGGAAAT ATGAGTGCAAGGAGTGAAAATTCTGTTCAAGAGACACATTTGCATCCGCAACATCCGCAAAGACGTCAAAGAGCTACTCAG GCTAGACAAGTAGCATACTATTCCGACTTTGAAGGTGAACAAACATTACGCGGCATCACCGCAATGCAAGGCGCTGACACATTTATTCAGTCTCAAACTAGCTCTGTATCCAATGACATTCCATCTTTTGTTGATTCAAGGGGAAGAAAATGTATTTCAAGCAGCACTTTGCAG AGTTGGGCTCGAAAATGA